One window from the genome of Eucalyptus grandis isolate ANBG69807.140 chromosome 7, ASM1654582v1, whole genome shotgun sequence encodes:
- the LOC104434669 gene encoding probable LRR receptor-like serine/threonine-protein kinase At3g47570, with amino-acid sequence MSFVEFQSCHFLFGIALALCFNQVSSTINETDRIALLTFKAGITRDPFGVLNSWNDSIGFCQWYGVTCGRRHRKVTILDLSSQGLSGSISPHIGNLSFLRKMVLLNNSLGHEIPSQVGQLRRLRSLRLDNNSLVGEIPKNISGCSNLVNLFLQGNQLTGEIPRELGSLSKLRIFASSVNNLIGSVPSFIGNLSSLEILHLMNNKLGGSIPQVLGYLTNLQIIGLAENRLSGTIPSSLLNLSSLAIFEVGDHQILGTLPESMGLKLPVLEYFSVFENQLEGPIPPSISNSTKLVTLQLGSNKLSGSVPSFENLHELLKLRIYDNPLGSGKPGDLSFLCSLTNNTKLMYVQIEENDFGGVLPKCIGNLSTTLTTLSMQENQISGEIPVVIENLVGLDMLGMTLNYLSGNIPSNLGNLQNLAMLVINSNNLQGTIPSSFGNLTKLILLELSKNKFQGQIPSHLSNCRSLILLDLSNNNLSGAIPPQLIGLSSLAIILDLSHNHLTGVLPIEVGNLRGLTSLDISNNLLGGEIPDSLGDCTSLTTLRMGGNFFHGSIPQSIRSLGGIEEMDLSCNNLSGQIPKFLTIFHSLKVLNLSYNKFQGMLPLEGVFKNATGTSIIGNNELCGGLPEFHLPNCISKSSKRRKINIIILSVSIIFGVLGICLFLALICLFWLKKRVNKPVSSSTDDSCPNVSYGTLLKATDGFSSMSLIGVGSFGSVYRGILEGDRTIVAVKVLHLGCCGALKSFIVECEALKNIRHRNLLKILTVCSSIDYQGNDFKALVYQFMDNGNLERWLHPNPTSSHSNELPKKLNFIRRINIAIDVAFALDYLHHRCHIPIVHCDLKPSNVLLDAQMVAHVGDFGLVKFLLGSSLDVVANQMSSMGLRGTIGYAPPEYAMGCEISREGDVYSYGILLLEMFTGLSPTDDRFEDNLTLHSFVTAALPKRALEITDHILLLERERCFDPNSPQHWLSESNEIFQECLVMVYNIGVVCSNEVPARRMSINGVANQLQKIRKKLFPLGFHEQDELPQVT; translated from the exons AGGCTGGCATAACCAGAGATCCTTTTGGCGTGCTCAACTCATGGAATGATAGCATTGGGTTTTGCCAGTGGTATGGTGTTACGTGTGGCCGGAGGCATCGGAAGGTCACGATCCTAGACTTGTCATCACAAGGACTCTCTGGATCAATCTCTCCTCATATTGGGAATCTCAGCTTCCTAAGAAAAATGGTGCTTCTCAACAATAGTCTTGGTCATGAAATCCCTTCGCAAGTAGGGCAGCTGCGCCGTCTTCGTAGCTTACGACTAGACAACAATTCATTGGTTGGGGAAATTCCCAAAAACATATCGGGTTGCTCTAACCTTGTCAACCTCTTTCTTCAAGGCAACCAACTAACCGGAGAGATTCCTAGGGAGCTCGGTTCCCTATCGAAGCTACGGATATTCGCTTCATCTGTTAATAATTTGATTGGGAGTGTGCCTTCCTTCATTGGAAACTTATCTTCATTGGAAATCCTTCATTTAATGAATAACAAATTGGGCGGGAGCATTCCCCAAGTTCTAGGCTACTTGACAAACTTGCAAATCATTGGCCTCGCAGAAAATAGATTGTCAGGTACAATTCCATCTTCGTTACTCAATCTCTCTTCGCTAGCTATATTTGAAGTTGGAGACCACCAGATACTAGGGACTCTTCCTGAGAGTATGGGCCTCAAACTCCCAGTTCTTGAATATTTCAGTGTCTTTGAGAACCAACTTGAGGGACCAATTCCCCCATCGATATCGAATTCCACAAAACTAGTGACACTTCAACTTGGAAGTAACAAATTATCCGGGAGTGTGCCTTCATTTGAAAATCTACATGAGCTTCTTAAACTTAGAATCTATGATAATCCGCTTGGAAGTGGAAAACCTGGAGACTTAAGCTTCCTTTGCTCATTGACCAACAACACCAAATTAATGTACGTGCAAATTGAGGAGAATGATTTTGGTGGGGTGTTACCAAAATGCATAGGTAATCTATCTACTACTCTCACGACTCTTTCAATGCAAGAGAATCAAATATCCGGCGAGATTCCAGTAGTAATTGAGAATCTTGTCGGCCTGGATATGTTGGGTATGACCCTCAACTATCTTTCAGGTAATATACCCTCAAATTTGGGGAATCTACAAAATCTAGCAATGCTAGTGATCAATAGTAACAACTTGCAAGGGACTATCCCATCTTCTTTTGGGAATCTAACCAAGTTGATTCTACTAGAGCTTAGCAAGAACAAATTTCAAGGGCAAATTCCTTCCCATCTGTCAAACTGTCGgtctcttattcttcttgatCTGTCTAATAACAATCTTAGTGGTGCCATACCCCCACAGCTTATAGGTCTCTCATCATTGGCAATCATTTTGGACTTGTCTCATAACCATCTGACTGGGGTTCTACCCATAGAAGTTGGCAACTTGAGGGGTTTGACTTCATTGGACATCTCGAACAATTTGTTGGGAGGTGAAATCCCTGACAGTTTAGGTGATTGCACTTCATTGACAACATTGAGGATGGGGGGCAACTTCTTCCATGGTTCCATTCCTCAGTCAATCAGATCGTTAGGAGGCATTGAAGAGATGGATCTTTCATGCAACAATTTGTCGGGTCAAATTCCAAAATTCTTAACGATATTTCATTCCTTGAAAGTCTTGAATTTGTCTTATAATAAATTTCAAGGCATGCTACCACTCGAAGGAGTCTTTAAGAATGCTACTGGTACTTCCATTATTGGAAACAATGAGCTCTGCGGCGGATTGCCAGAATTTCACCTCCCCAACTGCATATCTAAAAGCtccaagagaagaaagattaaTATAATCATATTGTCCGTTTCTATTATTTTTGGAGTTCTTGGAATATGTCTTTTTCTTGCTCTTATATGtcttttttggttgaagaaGAGAGTAAATAAACCAGTTTCAAGTTCGACAGATGATTCGTGTCCGAACGTGTCTTATGGAACACTCCTGAAAGCGACTGATGGATTTTCTTCAATGAGTTTGATTGGTGTTGGAAGCTTTGGTTCTGTATATAGGGGGATACTCGAGGGTGACAGAACTATTGTTGCTGTAAAGGTGCTTCATTTAGGGTGTTGTGGTGCTCTTAAAAGCTTCATAGTCGAGTGTGAGGCATTAAAGAATATTAGACATCGAAATCTCTTGAAGATATTGACAGTTTGCTCGAGTATTGattatcaaggaaatgattttaAGGCCTTAGTCTATCAATTCATGGACAATGGGAACTTGGAAAGGTGGCTACATCCAAACCCAACATCATCCCATAGCAATGAGCTTCCAAAAAAGTTGAATTTCATTCGGAGGATAAATATTGCTATTGATGTTGCTTTTGCACTAGATTATCTTCATCACAGGTGCCACATCCCCATCGTTCATTGTGATTTAAAACCGAGCAATGTCCTCTTAGATGCTCAGATGGTCGCACACGTGGGCGACTTTGGATTGGTGAAATTCCTTCTTGGATCATCACTTGATGTTGTTGCTAATCAAATGAGCTCAATGGGTCTTAGAGGGACAATTGGTTATGCTCCACCAG AATATGCAATGGGATGCGAGATCTCAAGAGAAGGCGATGTCTATAGTTACGGTATCCTCTTGCTAGAGATGTTCACAGGATTGAGTCCCACCGATGATAGATTCGAGGACAACTTGACTCTCCATAGTTTTGTCACAGCAGCTTTGCCTAAGCGAGCCTTGGAAATTACAGATCACATTCTACTTCTAGAAAGAGAAAGGTGTTTCGATCCCAATAGTCCTCAGCATTGGCTTTCTGAAAGCAATGAGATATTTCAAGAGTGTTTGGTTATGGTATATAATATTGGAGTGGTTTGTTCAAATGAAGTGCCTGCAAGACGGATGAGCATCAACGGTGTTGCAAATCAACTGCAAAAGATTAGGAAAAAGCTCTTTCCATTGGGTTTCCATGAACAGGATGAACTACCGCAGGTGACATGA